Genomic DNA from Bacteroides zhangwenhongii:
TTGCTGTCACTTTATAAGTTCCTTCATCTAAAACTATTACATCCATCAATTCTTGATCTGCTTCCGACAACGCCTGTAAGACATATTCACCATTACCTTTCACAATCGAAAATTCCGTTGAAGCTTTAAAGCCTCCAATTGATACAGTCTCCACACTTGCTTTGAGCTTATACGGGTTCACTTTCACCGCAATCACTTCTTCTGATCCTTTCTGATCTGTCACTATCACCTTTACATCACCTCTGGCTTTAGGCTTTAGTGTAATCAAATTTTCATCTTCCGAAGCCTCAACAATGGTCGCATCCGCAGTCGGTTCCCCACCTTCCACCTGATAGGTAAAAGTATATCCGCCATTACCTTTTTCAATAGCGATATATTGCGACTCGGCATCCGGCTCAGCAAAAATAGCGTCATTACTTTTCAATGTTAAATCAACAATATTCACCACAATAGGAATAACAACTGTTTTATCTTTCTTATCTGTGATCGTTATTTCAATCGGATGATCTGTCTCCGTCTCAAACTTGGCTGTCACCGGGAACGTCTGTCCGGAAAGCTCACCCACTTCCAGATACTTATCGGCACCTTCCGGCACAGATATCTGATAATCGCCATTACCAGTCAGAATCTTAATCAAACGTTTTTCACCGATAAACAAATCGAAGCCCTCTTCCGGCGTATCGACAGTCAAATTCCAAAGCTTGGCAACCTGCACCTGAATTCTAGCAACTTTCTTACGCCCGTCTATCACCAATACGGTGGTTTCTGTACGGTTATTTTCTTCAAGCTCACTATTTTCCATAGCTTTAATGGTTACCTTATTGCCATTCACAGTAGCCGTAGCCACACTTTCATCGAACGGTTTCACATAATAATCGCCATTACCGGAGGTGATACCCACCGTAATTTCGTCTCCTTGCAGCAATGTTACCGAGCTATTATCAACCACTAAATCGGCTGCCGGTTTCACTTCCTGTTCTTCTTTATCATCACTACAAGAAACCATCAAAAATGGAATGGTTAATGCTGAGAGAAATAAAAAACTAAGTTTCCTTTTCATTAGATTAAAGATTAAATAAATTAATACCTTATCGAGTTTATCTACTTAAAAACTTCGATGGAGCAAAGATAAAATCCCTAAACTCTATCAAAAGAAGATTAAACCTCCTTTTTTACCTTTTGGCACGGATATTTACTACATTAACACGGATATTTACTTCCTATTTTACCTCCTCCAACTGCTTCATCCTAAACTCTTTTGGCGTACAATCATACTTCTCACGAAACGCCTTGAAGAAAGTAACTTTATTAGAGAAGCCCGAGTCGAACACAATTTCATCAATTGTCTTTTTTGTGGTCAGCAACAGATCTTTCGCTATGTGCAAACGGCACTCTTTTATCAAATCAGTCGGACTGTCCTCCCCTATCTCTTCCATCTTCCGATACAGACTTCGTGGGCTGATAGCCAACCGATCGGCGATGTAACGTGGCGTTAATTCCTTGTTTGTTATATTATCATTAATAATCTTCAGAACAGACTGAAGAAACTTCTTCGACTCTTTATGTGTCAACTTTCCATCCGACTTCTCAAAAGAGCTGATCGGTGAACTGAAATAATTCTTCAGGATCTCTTTTCGTTCCATCACCTGACACACTGAAATACGAAGATATTCCGCACTAAACGGTTTGGTTATATACATCTCCGCACCGGCAGAAAGAGCTGCCATTTGCTGTTCCATTTCGTGCCGTCCGGATACGATAATAATAGGAATATGTGCCGTTTCTTTCACAGACTTTATCCGTTGTGTCAATTCAATGCCACCGACTCCAGGCATCATGACATCACAAATGATCACATTCGGATAAACCTCATTCATTACCTGATCGAGCCGTTCAGGATCCTGCAAAGTAACCACATTGAAATCTCCGGAAAAGATCTCTCCTATAAACCATAACATTTCTATTTCATCGTCGACTACAAGAAGCGTCGGACGCATTTTGTCAAATTCATATTGAGGAAGTTTCAAGATTGGCTGGGTATCGATTTTAGGAATATATTCCGCCGTAGCTTGTTTTATCTCCTGCATTCCGGTAGTCAACTCCATCATCGGCAAAGTCAATGTAAACATCACCCATCCGTCAGACGTATTTTCCACCTTTAAAGTACCATTCAGCAGTTTTGCCATATTATAAGAGATGGCCAGCCCCAATCCGTTGCGCGAGAAATTCCTTTCATCCTGATTTTCGAAATTATCTAAAATAGCATACCGGTTGAAG
This window encodes:
- a CDS encoding LamG-like jellyroll fold domain-containing protein; amino-acid sequence: MKRKLSFLFLSALTIPFLMVSCSDDKEEQEVKPAADLVVDNSSVTLLQGDEITVGITSGNGDYYVKPFDESVATATVNGNKVTIKAMENSELEENNRTETTVLVIDGRKKVARIQVQVAKLWNLTVDTPEEGFDLFIGEKRLIKILTGNGDYQISVPEGADKYLEVGELSGQTFPVTAKFETETDHPIEITITDKKDKTVVIPIVVNIVDLTLKSNDAIFAEPDAESQYIAIEKGNGGYTFTYQVEGGEPTADATIVEASEDENLITLKPKARGDVKVIVTDQKGSEEVIAVKVNPYKLKASVETVSIGGFKASTEFSIVKGNGEYVLQALSEADQELMDVIVLDEGTYKVTAKKLGATNLVITDQAGEKLTLPVSVNPVAADIGGDRYFYMDVKNLNHRIPELGLQHLSQVTYEIIFYPNDTRGLQTFMGLEGNLLLRSEEGRDTNPHFQIAFKANGLSNPYLLSEQVVYSDRKDANAKKPGKWYHVALVYDGTQPNIMEAYKLYINGVPEKLTGKEDYSNKAPNSSMDLTIMNADNYFMIGRANNNDYRNGLIRVYQARIWKTARTEQEIKENLCELKSGYNTDDLVGYWIFSDGIEKSEYEDLSGHEMNAKVGDHNGAKPSTIAADRYKPVECPHSY